A region of the Peredibacter starrii genome:
TGATTTTTCATAATCGCAGTAGTCATATGTCTGAACGAGGAGGACATCATGGCGAAAAAGAAAGCTACTCGAAAGAAAACTCGTAAAAAGGCCACCACGCGAGCAGGCAAGTATGTGAAGGAAGAAATGCACGCCCGTAAGAAGAAGAAAGGGAAGATGAGTAAGAAGCAAGCAGTTGCAATCGGACTCTCTAAGGCCCGTCAAAAAGGTATTAAAGTGCCTAAGAAGAAAAAGGCCTCTAAGAAAAAATCTTCTAAAAAATGAATATTCAGTTAGTCACGGATCAAGAATATCTGCCGACCCTATTAGACCTTCTCTCGAAGGCCAAGAAGTCGGTAGATATTCTTTCTTATTCATTCGCGATTGGAAGTGCATCAGGTAAGCACAATAAAAAGAGTGCTCCTTATGAAATCGCGATGAAGCTCAAAGAAATTAAAGAAGAACGTGGAGACAAACTCCGTATTCGCTTTTTCACGGAAGGTCTTCGTGAAACTGTTCATCGTAATAAAGTTACCGCTGATTTATTGGAAGAGGCCGGAGCTGAAATTGTTTACGGTTCCACACACGCCAAAGGTTTTTGTATCGATGGCCGTTACGTGCTTTTTGGTTCAACCAACCTCACTAATCAATCCATCATGAAGAACAATGAGGCGAACCTTCTTATTGATGATGCAAAAATGGCCAAAGAATTTCTTCGCTATTTTAACCATCTTTGGAAAGGTGGAGAACATGGAGGGATTGTTCTTCGTCCTCCATTCCTGGCCGACGGTGCATTCAAAGAAGTCATTATTGATATGATTGAAGGTGCGAAAAAGAAGATTGAGTTCTCAATTTACTTCTTTAATCAGCGAGATATCGAGAACGCTTTAATTGAAGCTCATGAAAGAGGGGTGGAAATCACAGGCTACATTCATCAACATGCGAGTTTTGCTCTTTCCTACATTCGTGCCAATCGCGCGACGGTCAAACGATTAGAAGCGGCCGGCATTACTGATCTCCATTGGGGACCGCTATATACCTTCTCGCACTCGAAATATATTATTGTGGATCGTAAGGAAATTGCACTTGGGACGGGGAACTGGCTGGATGAGGACGTTTGGGTTCACCCTCAGTTGTATATCAATCTCGAGAGCCCAACGCTTGCACGCGGGCTCGCAAAACATTTAGAGTCTTATATTACTTCTTCTTCATCGACTGAACATAAGCGTGGATAGAAGGCACATCTTTCTCAAACTGAGGTAGAGGTCTCATCGCTTTTGTTTTACGTTTCGGAACAAATCCAGCTGGAAGTTTATCAGGATATCTTCCTGTCTTAACTTTATAAGTCATGACATCCAGAGGAGCATCAGTCACTTCAGGACCAAGAGAACCCTTCATATTCGGATCACGGTTGTGACATTGAATACAGGTTGAAAGCCAAATGCGTTTACCCTTGTTGATATCTACTTGAGCAAATGCCATTTGAGAGAGAAGAAGGGAGCCCATAAGGACTCCCGCAATTTTTATTATCATACAACGATCTCAATTAAAGCGTAGAGGAACACCAGAAGGGCAAGTCCACAATGGATCACACCTTTTACTGTTGTCATTGGTCCTAGTTTACCCTTAATTGCATTCAATTCCAAAAGCAAAATCACTACAGTTACGGCCGAAAAAACACCCGCACCAGAGAAGTTCTCAGGAATTGAAAGGTTTAGGTGACGAGAAGCCCCCATGAAGAACAGAAGAGGGATTGAGAACAACACGTTTGTACGAGAAGCAAGTAGGGCAACCGGACCAGCTTTCGCTGCTTCAGGATTTGCGGCTCCACCAGCAATTACTGTGTTGGCGTTTGCAATAAGAATTTGCTGCTTAGGCCAGATGATAAGCCATACGTTTAAGAACATAATTGTTCCCATAAGGGCACCTGTATAGATGAAAATCCCGTATGAAGATCTCATAAACTCAGGTCCTAGTTCACTTGCTACGATCGAAAGCATCGCTGCTCCTGACAGGAATGTGAAAAGGGCGCCGTATCTGAACCACCAAAGAGCTTTTGGTACTAGTTTCGAGAAAGCTTGGTTCTTAACCGGAGCTTCTACTTCGGCCATGAATGAGCCTTGAACGAAGTTGAAGTAGTACAAGTGGCCGATCCAGGCAACACCTGCGAAGAAGTGAATCCAACGAAGGATCATCATCAATCCATCTTGGGTAAATAGTGCGATATCCATATAAAAGTCTCCTTTGACTATCATCTAATTTAGATGAAGTGACGCGCCAAATGTTCAATTTGTCCGTAAATTGTCATATTGTTAATATAAGAACAAAAAGGACAATATATGGACACGAATATGGAGCTTCTCTCTCATCACCTTGCTAATAACCTGGTGGAACTTCGTCAGAGAAGAAATCTTACTCAAAGTGCTTTAGCTAAATTAGTAGATCTTCCTCGTTCAACCATTGCAAACCTTGAATCAGGAACAGGAAATCCGTCTCTGGCAAATCTCGCTCGCTTGTCCAGTGCTCTTCAAACTTCCATTGATCAACTTCTAACTCCACAAAGAACTTCGGCAACTCTCATTAAAGCGAGTGAAACTCCTATTCAAGAAAGATCACAAGGTCATGTGAAAGTGTTCAAACTACTTCCGGAT
Encoded here:
- a CDS encoding DUF6496 domain-containing protein; translated protein: MAKKKATRKKTRKKATTRAGKYVKEEMHARKKKKGKMSKKQAVAIGLSKARQKGIKVPKKKKASKKKSSKK
- a CDS encoding phospholipase D-like domain-containing protein, which produces MNIQLVTDQEYLPTLLDLLSKAKKSVDILSYSFAIGSASGKHNKKSAPYEIAMKLKEIKEERGDKLRIRFFTEGLRETVHRNKVTADLLEEAGAEIVYGSTHAKGFCIDGRYVLFGSTNLTNQSIMKNNEANLLIDDAKMAKEFLRYFNHLWKGGEHGGIVLRPPFLADGAFKEVIIDMIEGAKKKIEFSIYFFNQRDIENALIEAHERGVEITGYIHQHASFALSYIRANRATVKRLEAAGITDLHWGPLYTFSHSKYIIVDRKEIALGTGNWLDEDVWVHPQLYINLESPTLARGLAKHLESYITSSSSTEHKRG
- a CDS encoding urate hydroxylase PuuD; the protein is MDIALFTQDGLMMILRWIHFFAGVAWIGHLYYFNFVQGSFMAEVEAPVKNQAFSKLVPKALWWFRYGALFTFLSGAAMLSIVASELGPEFMRSSYGIFIYTGALMGTIMFLNVWLIIWPKQQILIANANTVIAGGAANPEAAKAGPVALLASRTNVLFSIPLLFFMGASRHLNLSIPENFSGAGVFSAVTVVILLLELNAIKGKLGPMTTVKGVIHCGLALLVFLYALIEIVV
- a CDS encoding helix-turn-helix domain-containing protein encodes the protein MDTNMELLSHHLANNLVELRQRRNLTQSALAKLVDLPRSTIANLESGTGNPSLANLARLSSALQTSIDQLLTPQRTSATLIKASETPIQERSQGHVKVFKLLPDKLPSMEIDRMEIEPGFSMKGIPHAPGTKEYFHCVQGEVTVKMSGAEYVVKKGDTLAFPGQVSHTYVNSGKVLGIGLSVVVLAPLSI